The Pseudomonas sp. KU26590 genomic sequence TTCGACGATGCCACTTTCAAGAGCCTTAACCGTGATGGCTTTACCTTCGTAAATCATCAACTGATCTCCACGATATGGAAGCTGAACAATACGCATCAGACGCTGAGATCCGGCGCTCTGCACGACGTTGCCGTCGAGACTAAACACCAAACGCCAGTCACCCCGTCGACGCGATTCGAGCGTCTGTCAGAGCATTTCTACGGCAAACGCTCAATTCATACGCCCGTTTGATTTGGGTGCGGCTACCTTCTGCCATATTCCAGCAATTGTCAATTCAGCAGACAGCGGGCAAAACCGGCAAATCGCAGGTAAAACGCGCGCCTGATACGGGGCCATTCAAGCCAATGATCGAGCGGGTATCAAACTGACGATGGCCGACCATCGCGTCAGGAAACCGCTTAAAAACGAAGAATGAAATAAACGATGGGGCAGCAGACAAATGCACCATTAAGGTCTACATTCAGCGCACTGCGCATCAAGACGGGTCATAAGACCACCGTCAGAAGGGCACGATTGACCACGGTCGCGGCATTGCACCGCACCGCACCTGAATTACGGCCTGCCTGGCCAACCCCGGCCCGATGTTGTTATCGGGCTTTTTAATGCCCGCGATTCGGGCACAGGGACGGGTTACGCCAGAGCCTTCAGCACTGCTGCAATGTGCTGCAATACTTCCGGCTCGCCGCGCTCGGCCCAGTACACCGCAATCAGCTGCTTGCCCGCTTCGACCTTGTAGACGTCGGCCGGCAGCATCTTGAACTGCTCTCGCAGACGCGGGTCCTCACACGGCTCGCGCCATTGGTTGACCCACGCGCCCTGCTCCATCTGCCAATACACCCAGACATCAGGCGCCCGCGCGGTCCGTGGCCGGTGATACTGCGGGCACGGGCTCGGAGGTTCGGTGGGCAACCAATGCGGCCACTCCTGAGGGATGAGCTGCATCGCCAGCCCCATGCGCCGCGCCTGCATGCGCATGGCCATTCTGCCGCTCTGCGAGCGTGAGGGGCGCAGCCAGACCAGCGGACTTAAAACCACCGCAATGATTGACAGGATGATCCACACCGTCATATTTGTACGCCCCCCGAGGCGGCAAGCGGCGGGCAGACCACATCGGCGTGCCAGAGGCGCGTGAAAAGAGCCATAATCGAAACCATCGCAAACCTCAGAAGGAACACCCCATGTCCTATGAACATATCCTGGTAGCCGTGGACCTCACTGAAGAGTGCGATCCGGTTATCAAAAAAGCCATGGCGCTGGCGTTGGCCGGCCACTCCAAGCTTTCGCTGGTGCACATCGTCGAACCCATGGCCATGGCCTTCGGTGGCGATGTTCCCATGGACCTGTCGCAGCTGCAGCAACAGCAGTTCGATCAGGCCAAGGAAAAACTGGAAAAGCTGAAACTGAAATACCCTGACGTGAAAACCGGCGACAGCCATCTGACCTACGGCCAGCCGCGTCAGGAAATCCACAACCTGGCGAAGGAATACGGTGTCGACTTGATCGTTGTCGGCAGCCACGGCCGTCATGGCCTGTCTCTGCTGCTCGGCTCCACCGCCAATGACGTGCTGCACGGCGCACCGTGCGACGTACTGGCCGTACGACTGGTCAAGCGCGTGGACTGATCCAGGCCTGAAAACAAAAGCCCGGCCCTTGAAAAAGGGCCGGGCTTTTTTATGGCTGCCGGTAACCGATCACTCGTCCAGCTCGGCCCAACGCTCCATCAGGCCATCCAGTTCGCCTTGCAGGCTTTCCAGCTGCGCCATGACGGCTGTGGTTTGCTCCGCAGGACGCTGATAGAAACCGGCCTCGGCCATTTCGGCAGTGAGTGCAGCCATTTGCACTTCAACGCTGTCGATCTGCGCAGGCAGCGCTTCCAGCTCGCGTTGCAGCTTATAGCTGAGCTTCTTTTTCGCGACGGGCATTTCTGCCGCCGCGACGGGTGCTGCCTGAACCACGGCATTGGCCAGTTCGGACTTGCCGGACTTGCTGTCACTGACGCCCAGCAGACGCGGCGAGCCGCCCTGACGAATCCAGTCCTGATAGCCACCGACGAATTCGCGAACCTTGCCCTCGCCTTCGAACACCAGGGTGCTGGTGACGACGTTGTCGAGGAATGCCCGGTCGTGGCTGACCATCAGCACGGTGCCCTTGAAGGTCAACAGCACCTCTTCGAGCAGCTCGAGGGTCTCGACGTCGAGATCGTTGGTCGGTTCGTCGAGGACCAGCAGGTTGGCCGGCTTGCTGAACAGCTTGGCGAGCAGCAGACGTGCGCGCTCGCCGCCCGACAACGCCTTGACCGGCGTCCGCGCCCGCTGCGGGCTGAACAGGAAATCGCCCAGGTAGCTGAGGACATGGCGGCTCTGACCGTCGATGTCGATGAAGTCACGGCCTTCGGCCACGTTGTCGATGACGGTCTTTTCCAGATCGAGCTGGTGACGCAACTGGTCGAAGTAGGCGACGTCCAGACGGGTGCCGACTTCCACCTTGCCACTGGTGGGCTGGAGGTTGTCGAGCATCAGCTTGAGCAGCGTGGTCTTGCCGGTACCGTTGGCGCCGAGCAGACCGATACGGTCCTCGCGCTGCAGGACCATGGAGAAGTCCTTGATCAGCATCGGGCCGCCCGGGTGAGCGAAGCTAACGTTGTCGAGCACCATCACCTGCTTGCCGGATTTGTCCGCCGTGTCGAGCTGGATGTTGGCCTTGCCGGTGCGCTCGCGACGGTCACTGCGCTCGACGCGCAATGCCTTCAGGGCGCGCACGCGGCCTTCGTTACGGGTACGACGGGCCTTGATGCCCTGACGGATCCACACTTCTTCCTGGGCCAGACGCTTGTCAAACAGCGCGTTGGCGGTTTCTTCCGCCGAAAGCATGGCTTCCTTGTGCACCAGGAAGCTGGCGTAGTCGCCGTCCCAGTCGATCAGGCCGCCTCGGTCGAGCTCGAGAATGCGCGTGGCAAGGTTTTGCAGGAAGGAACGGTCGTGGGTGATGAACAACACCGCGCCCTGGAATTCCTTCAACGCTTCTTCGAGCCAGGCAATCGCGCCGATGTCCAGGTGGTTGGTCGGTTCGTCGAGCATCAGCAGATCAGGCTCGGAAACCAGCGCCTGGGCCAGCAACACGCGGCGACGCCAGCCGCCGGACAGTTCGGCGAGGGTCTTGTCGGCGGGTAGTTGCAAACGGCTGAGGGTGCTGTCCACCAACTGCTGGAGGCGCCAGCCGTCACGGGCTTCGAGGTCCGACTGCACGTGCATCAGCTTGTCGAGGTCTTCGGCGGTGACGATGTTCTGGCTCAGGTGGTGATACTGAGCGAGCAGCTCGCCCACGCCATCCAGGCCTTCGGCAACGACGTCGAAAACGGTACGGCCGTCAGCGACCGGCAACTCCTGGGGCAACTCGCCGATCTTCAGGCCGGGCGCGCGCCAGACATTGCCGTCGTCGGGCATCTGAATGCCCTTGACGAGCTTCAACATGCTTGATTTGCCAGTGCCGTTGCGGCCGATGATGCAGACCCGCTCACCACGGGCGATTTGCCAGGACACCTTGTCCAACAACGGCATGGCGCCGAACGCAAGGGACACATCGCTGAATTTGAGCAGGGTCATGAGCTTCTCCAAAAACCGGGCGCGCATTCTACCTGAGATAACCCGGCAGATGGGCGGCTAATCGATGACAGGACGTCGTCCGGACCCGGTGATGGGCCGATTGTAGGCCGGGGTTTGTTTCCATCTATCACGATGGGCGAGGCAGCGCTTCAACCCGCGCGGGCAACAGGCTAAGCTAGCCGCACTTTTCACGATGCATCTGCACGGAAGTCTCATGCGCAGTCGTTTCTTCAGCCTTTTGTCCTGCCTGCTTCTGTCGGCCACCGCTGCCCAGTCCGTCCAAGCGGTCGATCTCACCACCCAGCGTCAGTATTACGATGAAGCCAAACGGGCTTTGGCCAAGGGCGACGGCGGCCCTTATCGCACCTATGCCGCGGCGCTGGCGGATTATCCCCTTGAGCCGTATCTGGCCTACGACGAACTCACCGCACGCCTGAACAGCGCGAGTGACGAGGAAGTCGAGAAATTCTTCGCCGAGCATGGCGACCTGCCGCAAGCCAACTATATGAAGTTGCGCTGGCTGCGACTGCTGGCGTCACGCGGTGACTGGCAGCCCTTCGTCAAGTATTACGACCCCAAGCTGAATTTCGTCGAACTCGACTGCCTGTACGGCTCGTATCAGCTCAGCCACAATCAGCGCGCTGAAGGCTATGCCAACGCCGAGAAAACCTGGATGACCGGCAAGACGCTGCCGGCGACCTGCGATACGTTCTTCACCCAGTGGGCGGTCGAAGGTCAGTTGACCGAGCAGAAACGCTGGCAGCGCGCCAAGCTCGCCGCGCAAGGGCGCAACTACGCGCTGGCCACTCAACTGGTCAACAGCATGACCACCCTGGCGCCCCAGGGCCGTTTGCTGATTGCGGTGGCGCAGAAGCCGGAGATGGTCAATAACCAGGGCCAGTTCATGCCCGCCGACGAGGCCATGTCCGATGTGGTCGGGCTGGGCCTGCGTCGCCTCGCCAAGCAGGACCCGCAGCGGGCGATGGAACTGCTCGACAGTTACGCGCCGGTGCTGCATTTCTCCCACGAAGAACAGGTTCAGATCGCCAAGGAAATCGGCCTGACCCTCGCCCGCAGTTATGACGGCCGCGCCCTTGAGGTCATGACCAAGTACGACCCGGACCTGCGCGACAACACCGTCACCGAATGGCGCCTGCGCCTGTTGCTGCGACTGGGTCGCTGGAGTGACGCCTATGAGCTGACCCGTCGTCTGCCCCAGGACCTCGCCACCACGAATCGCTGGCGTTATTGGCAGGCCCGCTCCCTGGAACTGGCCCAGCCCAATAGCCCGCTGCTGCCGGGGTTGTACAAGGCGGTGGCGAAGGAGCGCGATTTCTACGGTTTCCTCGCCGCTGACCGCATTCAGACGCCGTACATGCTCAACAATAAGCCGCTGGTGATGAGTCAGGCGCTCATGACCAAGGTGCGCAACACCCCGGGCGTGCGCCGCGCGCTGGAGTTTTATGACCGCGGGCAGATCGTCGACGGCCGTCGCGAGTGGTACCACGTCACCCGTCGTTTCAGCCGGGACGAAATGGTTGCCCAGGCCAAGCTGGCCTACGACATGCACTGGTACTTCCCGGCCATTCGCACCATCAGCCAGGCACAGTACTGGGACGACCTCGACATCCGTTTCCCGATGGCCCACCGCGACACCCTGGTGCGTGAAGCACAGATTCGCGGACTGCATTCAAGCTGGGTGTTTGCGATCACGCGACAGGAAAGCGCCTTCATGGACGACGCCCGCTCCGGCGTCGGTGCCGCAGGCTTGATGCAACTGATGCCTGCGACCGCCAAAGAGACCGCGCGCAAATTCAGCATTCCGCTCGCCTCGCCGGCGCAAGTGCTCGATCCAGACAAGAACATCCAGCTCGGCGCCGCGTACCTGAGCCAGGTCCATGCGCAGTTCAACGGCAACCGGGTACTGGCTTCGGCGGCGTATAACGCAGGCCCGGGACGTGTACGGCAGTGGTTGCGAGGCGCCAATCACCTGGCCTTCGACGTCTGGGTCGAGAGCATTCCGTTCGACGAGACCCGCCAGTACGTGCAGAACGTGCTGTCGTATGCGGTGATCTACGGCCAGAAGCTCAATTCACCGCAGCCGCTGGTGGACTGGCATGAACGGTTCTTTGATGATTTGTAAGGTCGCGCAGTTTTAGTGGGACTGGCTTTAGCCGGGAAGGGGCAGCAGTGGACAGCGTAGATTTTGCGGTGTGACGGGTGGCCTCTTCCCGGCTAAAGCCGGTCCTACTATGCGAATCGCGTGCATCCAGTAGGACCGGCTTTAGCCGGGAAGGCGTAGTGGCAAGCGCTCAACTATTCCAGCACCTCAACCTCCATTCCCACCTCGACCACTCCTGGCCCGTCGCTGACCAGATTCTGCCCGAACCAGATCTCCCCTTCCCGCTCCCGATACGTCTTCAGCGTGGTCATCGGTTCACGATCCGCGCTGCGTTCACCCGTTGCCGGATCCAGCGTCGTCAGGATGCACCGCGAGCAGGGCTTCAACACGCGCAATTCAACGTCGCCGATCCGAATCCGCTTCCAGCCATCCTCCGCGAACGCCTCGGCACCGGAGACCACCAGATTGGGGCGAAACCGCAGCATCTCCAGCGGACGCCCCACCTTCTGGGATAAGTCGTCCAGCGACGACTGCCCGATCAACAACAATGGGAAACCGTCAGCAAACCCGACCCTGTCTTCAATCGCCCCGTAGCCGGAAGGTAACCCGCGGGCGCGCTCTTTCGGCACATGCACCAGCCGCGTCGGCTTGCCCACCAAGGCACTGACCCAACGCGCCGCGTCCTCGCCGGCGTCCGGCACCCGAAAACTGTCGCGCCAGATCGTGATGCCGCGCAGATTGGCCTCTTCATCGACCGGCACCGGCACATCCAGACTGCCCAGTCCCGGGGCCGACAGCGTTACGCCGTCACCCTTCCACAGCACCGACAGCTGCGCCATCTGCGGCAGCGCGCGCTGGCTGTAAAAGCGCCCACTGGCTTCATCCACCAGCATCCAGCGACGATCGCCACTCAGGCCCAATTCATCGAAACGGGCCTGCTGCAGCGACTCGGCCATGCAGGATTTGAGGGGGTACCGATACAGTGCGCTGAGGTGAAACATGTACGCGTCCTTATGCCAGAGCGGAAAGCCACCACTCTATACGAGACGCCGGGAAACCAAGCGGTACAGATGCAAAAAAGCCCCTCCATACAGCAAGGGGCTTGAAACAGAACCGGATCAGTTGTCGAGCATGAGCCGCTCGCGGACCACGTCGACCAGCTTGTCCGGCTGGAATTTGGAGAGGAAGTTGTCGCAGCCGACCTTCTTGACCATGGACTCGTTGAAGCTCCCGGACAGCGAGGTATGCAGCACCACATAGAGGCCGCGCAGACGTGGGTCGTTGCGGATTTCCGTGGTCAGGCGGTAGCCGTCCATTTCCGGCATCTCGGCGTCGGTGAAGACCATCAACAGCTTTTCGGTCATGACCTCGCCGGCGTCCGCCCAGCTCTTGAGCAGGTTCAGGGCTTTCAGCCCGTCACGGGCGATGTGCATCTTCACGCCGAGCTGACCCAGCGTGTCGCGCAACTGCGAAAGCGCCACGTTGGAGTCGTCCACCAGCAGCACTTCGCGGCCAATGGCCTGGGCGAGGACTGGGTCGTCCAGCTTGTCGCGGGAGACCTTGGCGCTGTACGGCACGATTTCGGCGAGGACTTTCTCCACGTCGATGATTTCCACCAACTGGTCGTCGACCTTGCTGATGGCGGTCAGGTAGTGCTGACGCCCGGCGCTGGTCGGTGGCGGCAGGATCGCCTCCCAGTTCATGTTGACGATGCGGTCGACGCCGCCTACCAGAAACGCCTGAACCGAGCGGTTGTATTCGGTGACGATGATCGTGCTCGAAGGGCCCGGCACCAGCGGACGCATGCCGATGGCCTGGGACAGGTCGATGACCGGCAGGGTCTGGCCGCGCAGGTTGACCACGCCGCACACGAACGGATGACGCTGGGGCATGAGCGTCAGCTTGGGCAGTTGCAGGACTTCCTGAACCTTGAATACGTTGATCGCGAACAACTGTCGGCCGGCCAGGCGGAACATGAGGATTTCCAGGCGGTTCTCACCTACCAGCTGTGTACGTTGGTCTACTGTGTCGAGAATG encodes the following:
- a CDS encoding universal stress protein — protein: MSYEHILVAVDLTEECDPVIKKAMALALAGHSKLSLVHIVEPMAMAFGGDVPMDLSQLQQQQFDQAKEKLEKLKLKYPDVKTGDSHLTYGQPRQEIHNLAKEYGVDLIVVGSHGRHGLSLLLGSTANDVLHGAPCDVLAVRLVKRVD
- a CDS encoding ATP-binding cassette domain-containing protein, translated to MTLLKFSDVSLAFGAMPLLDKVSWQIARGERVCIIGRNGTGKSSMLKLVKGIQMPDDGNVWRAPGLKIGELPQELPVADGRTVFDVVAEGLDGVGELLAQYHHLSQNIVTAEDLDKLMHVQSDLEARDGWRLQQLVDSTLSRLQLPADKTLAELSGGWRRRVLLAQALVSEPDLLMLDEPTNHLDIGAIAWLEEALKEFQGAVLFITHDRSFLQNLATRILELDRGGLIDWDGDYASFLVHKEAMLSAEETANALFDKRLAQEEVWIRQGIKARRTRNEGRVRALKALRVERSDRRERTGKANIQLDTADKSGKQVMVLDNVSFAHPGGPMLIKDFSMVLQREDRIGLLGANGTGKTTLLKLMLDNLQPTSGKVEVGTRLDVAYFDQLRHQLDLEKTVIDNVAEGRDFIDIDGQSRHVLSYLGDFLFSPQRARTPVKALSGGERARLLLAKLFSKPANLLVLDEPTNDLDVETLELLEEVLLTFKGTVLMVSHDRAFLDNVVTSTLVFEGEGKVREFVGGYQDWIRQGGSPRLLGVSDSKSGKSELANAVVQAAPVAAAEMPVAKKKLSYKLQRELEALPAQIDSVEVQMAALTAEMAEAGFYQRPAEQTTAVMAQLESLQGELDGLMERWAELDE
- a CDS encoding transglycosylase SLT domain-containing protein, whose amino-acid sequence is MRSRFFSLLSCLLLSATAAQSVQAVDLTTQRQYYDEAKRALAKGDGGPYRTYAAALADYPLEPYLAYDELTARLNSASDEEVEKFFAEHGDLPQANYMKLRWLRLLASRGDWQPFVKYYDPKLNFVELDCLYGSYQLSHNQRAEGYANAEKTWMTGKTLPATCDTFFTQWAVEGQLTEQKRWQRAKLAAQGRNYALATQLVNSMTTLAPQGRLLIAVAQKPEMVNNQGQFMPADEAMSDVVGLGLRRLAKQDPQRAMELLDSYAPVLHFSHEEQVQIAKEIGLTLARSYDGRALEVMTKYDPDLRDNTVTEWRLRLLLRLGRWSDAYELTRRLPQDLATTNRWRYWQARSLELAQPNSPLLPGLYKAVAKERDFYGFLAADRIQTPYMLNNKPLVMSQALMTKVRNTPGVRRALEFYDRGQIVDGRREWYHVTRRFSRDEMVAQAKLAYDMHWYFPAIRTISQAQYWDDLDIRFPMAHRDTLVREAQIRGLHSSWVFAITRQESAFMDDARSGVGAAGLMQLMPATAKETARKFSIPLASPAQVLDPDKNIQLGAAYLSQVHAQFNGNRVLASAAYNAGPGRVRQWLRGANHLAFDVWVESIPFDETRQYVQNVLSYAVIYGQKLNSPQPLVDWHERFFDDL
- a CDS encoding MOSC domain-containing protein, with protein sequence MFHLSALYRYPLKSCMAESLQQARFDELGLSGDRRWMLVDEASGRFYSQRALPQMAQLSVLWKGDGVTLSAPGLGSLDVPVPVDEEANLRGITIWRDSFRVPDAGEDAARWVSALVGKPTRLVHVPKERARGLPSGYGAIEDRVGFADGFPLLLIGQSSLDDLSQKVGRPLEMLRFRPNLVVSGAEAFAEDGWKRIRIGDVELRVLKPCSRCILTTLDPATGERSADREPMTTLKTYREREGEIWFGQNLVSDGPGVVEVGMEVEVLE
- a CDS encoding chemotaxis protein CheV, producing MAGILDTVDQRTQLVGENRLEILMFRLAGRQLFAINVFKVQEVLQLPKLTLMPQRHPFVCGVVNLRGQTLPVIDLSQAIGMRPLVPGPSSTIIVTEYNRSVQAFLVGGVDRIVNMNWEAILPPPTSAGRQHYLTAISKVDDQLVEIIDVEKVLAEIVPYSAKVSRDKLDDPVLAQAIGREVLLVDDSNVALSQLRDTLGQLGVKMHIARDGLKALNLLKSWADAGEVMTEKLLMVFTDAEMPEMDGYRLTTEIRNDPRLRGLYVVLHTSLSGSFNESMVKKVGCDNFLSKFQPDKLVDVVRERLMLDN